A single Verrucomicrobiia bacterium DNA region contains:
- a CDS encoding phospholipase C, phosphocholine-specific → MDSRRDFLKKAALLAAGGASGGLFPASIQRAFAIDPPAGSTYLDAEHVVVLMQENRSFDHAFGRLRGVRGFNDPRAVKLPDGNPVWLQSNKQGETYAPFRLDLHGSKSTWMSSLPHSWGDQTAARNSGHHDGWLDAKRSGNTAYAQLPLTLGFYDREDLPFYYALADAFTVCDQNFCSSLTGTTPNRLYLWSGTIRAEPSMQSKANVWNSDVSYGSEAHWKTFPERLEESGISWRIYQNELSLETGFKGEEEAWLANFTNNPLEWFSQYHVRFHERFRQELPAMEQATETHLKQLEAKTDPTDQERKKITQLQAELKRIRGWRETYTAANFAKLPVREQNLHRKAFTTNLGDPDYRKLTSQTYQDGAQKRTMQMPKGDVLHQFRKDVQSGQLPTVSWVIAPERFSDHPGSPWYGAWYISETLDILTKNPEVWKKTILVLCYDENDGYFDHVPPFAAPSPNVPGAGKVSVGIDPSVEHVPTSPDRPTLPIGLGFRVPLVIASPWSRGGYVSSQIFDHTSILQLLENWLTHKTGQAIKETNITDWRRTVCGDLSSVFRPFHGEKIPLPKPVELAPFLGSIHQAQFRPLPSGFKRLNSEELAATRNTPRPLRGMVEQEPGTRPACPLPYELAVDGRLNVERKALRISFVADNQFFGKHAAGAPFRVNALTKTHTAAGKLETNRVWDYTVKAGDRLMDDFALSDFLDEHYHLQINGPNGFRREFQGNADDPALEVQLNPTSKRNPASTVLHLTNHHADRSLTVTITDLAYGTGVQTVTLKPGETRNVACDLAASHGWYDWQIRVKDAPRYEQHYAGHIETGKESSSDPQMA, encoded by the coding sequence CCCGCCTCCATCCAACGCGCGTTCGCCATTGATCCGCCCGCCGGTTCAACGTACCTCGACGCTGAGCACGTGGTCGTGCTGATGCAGGAGAATCGCTCGTTCGATCACGCGTTCGGTCGCTTGCGCGGCGTACGTGGCTTTAATGATCCGCGCGCCGTCAAGTTGCCGGATGGAAATCCCGTCTGGCTGCAAAGCAACAAACAAGGTGAAACCTACGCGCCCTTCCGGCTCGACCTGCACGGCAGCAAATCCACCTGGATGAGTTCGCTGCCTCATTCCTGGGGCGACCAAACCGCCGCGCGCAACAGTGGTCATCATGACGGGTGGCTCGATGCGAAGCGCTCGGGCAACACCGCTTACGCACAACTGCCTTTGACCCTGGGATTTTATGATCGCGAGGATCTGCCGTTTTATTACGCCCTGGCGGATGCGTTCACTGTCTGCGACCAAAATTTCTGCTCTTCCCTGACCGGGACCACTCCCAACCGGCTCTACCTGTGGAGCGGCACCATTCGCGCCGAACCTTCCATGCAATCCAAGGCCAACGTCTGGAATTCGGATGTCAGCTACGGCTCGGAAGCGCACTGGAAAACCTTTCCCGAACGCCTGGAAGAATCCGGCATCTCGTGGCGGATTTACCAAAACGAACTCAGCCTGGAGACCGGCTTCAAGGGCGAAGAGGAGGCGTGGTTGGCCAACTTCACCAATAATCCGCTGGAGTGGTTTTCGCAGTATCACGTGCGCTTCCACGAGCGATTCCGGCAAGAGTTGCCCGCCATGGAACAGGCGACGGAAACGCACTTGAAACAATTGGAGGCCAAAACAGATCCCACCGATCAGGAGCGCAAAAAAATCACCCAGCTCCAGGCCGAATTAAAACGCATCCGCGGCTGGCGGGAAACTTACACCGCCGCCAATTTCGCCAAGTTGCCGGTCCGCGAACAGAACCTGCACCGAAAAGCGTTCACCACCAATCTGGGCGATCCGGACTACCGGAAACTCACCAGCCAAACTTATCAGGACGGAGCGCAGAAACGGACCATGCAAATGCCCAAAGGCGACGTGCTGCATCAGTTTCGGAAAGACGTGCAAAGCGGACAGTTGCCCACCGTATCGTGGGTCATTGCTCCGGAACGGTTCTCGGATCATCCCGGCTCCCCGTGGTACGGCGCATGGTACATCAGCGAGACCTTAGACATCCTTACCAAAAATCCCGAGGTTTGGAAAAAAACCATTCTGGTGCTTTGCTACGACGAAAACGATGGTTACTTCGATCACGTTCCCCCCTTCGCGGCGCCGTCGCCAAATGTTCCCGGGGCCGGAAAGGTTTCCGTGGGAATTGACCCTTCAGTGGAACACGTTCCCACGTCACCGGACCGTCCGACGCTGCCCATTGGTCTGGGATTCCGCGTGCCGCTGGTCATTGCCTCACCGTGGAGTCGTGGGGGCTATGTGTCCTCGCAAATTTTCGATCACACTTCGATTCTGCAATTGCTTGAAAACTGGCTGACTCATAAAACCGGCCAGGCGATCAAGGAAACCAATATCACCGACTGGCGACGCACCGTCTGCGGCGACCTCAGTTCCGTTTTTCGACCGTTTCACGGTGAAAAGATTCCGTTGCCCAAGCCGGTCGAACTCGCCCCCTTCCTGGGTTCGATTCACCAGGCGCAATTCCGTCCTCTGCCCTCTGGTTTCAAGCGCCTGAACTCCGAGGAACTCGCCGCCACCCGCAACACCCCGCGCCCCCTCCGCGGTATGGTCGAGCAAGAGCCGGGCACTCGACCGGCCTGCCCGCTGCCGTACGAATTGGCGGTGGACGGTCGCTTGAATGTGGAGCGCAAAGCCCTGCGCATTTCCTTTGTCGCGGACAACCAATTCTTCGGCAAACACGCCGCGGGCGCACCGTTCCGCGTGAACGCTCTGACCAAGACCCACACCGCCGCGGGCAAGCTGGAGACCAATCGCGTTTGGGATTACACGGTGAAAGCTGGAGATCGCTTGATGGACGATTTCGCGTTGTCAGATTTCCTTGATGAGCATTATCACCTGCAGATCAATGGCCCCAATGGCTTCCGCCGCGAGTTTCAAGGCAATGCGGATGATCCCGCGTTGGAAGTGCAACTGAACCCGACCTCCAAGAGAAATCCGGCCAGCACGGTCTTGCACCTGACCAATCACCACGCCGATCGTTCCCTGACGGTGACCATCACTGACCTGGCCTATGGCACGGGAGTGCAGACCGTAACGCTGAAGCCAGGCGAAACCCGCAATGTCGCGTGCGATCTGGCCGCCAGCCACGGCTGGTATGACTGGCAGATTCGCGTCAAAGACGCGCCGCGCTACGAGCAACATTACGCGGGCCACATCGAGACCGGCAAGGAAAGCTCCAGCGATCCTCAAATGGCCTGA